One Mus musculus strain C57BL/6J chromosome X, GRCm38.p6 C57BL/6J DNA window includes the following coding sequences:
- the Rpl36a gene encoding 60S ribosomal protein L36a has product MVNVPKTRRTFCKKCGKHQPHKVTQYKKGKDSLYAQGKRRYDRKQSGYGGQTKPIFRKKAKTTKKIVLRLECVEPNCRSKRMLAIKRCKHFELGGDKKRKGQVIQF; this is encoded by the exons ATG GTGAACGTGCCTAAAACCCGCCGGACATTCTGCAAGAAATGTGGGAAGCACCAACCCCACAAGGTGACACAGTACAAGAAGGGCAAGGATTCTTTGTATGCCCAGG GAAAGCGGCGTTACGACAGGAAACAGAGTGGCTATGGTGGGCAGACTAAGCCTATTTTCCGCAAAAAG GCTAAAACTACAAAGAAGATTGTGCTGAGACTGGAGTGCGTTGAGCCCAACTGCAGATCTAAGAGGATGCTGGCTATTAAGAGATGCAAGCATTTTGAATTGGGAGGCGACAAGAAGAGAAAG GGCCAAGTGATCCAGTTCTAA